In the Pararge aegeria chromosome 16, ilParAegt1.1, whole genome shotgun sequence genome, TGATTTGATAGTAACTCCTAAGTCAAACATCAAAACAGTTTCACAAAATCGCACACAAATAATAAGCTGTTTGTACTTTCAAGCTCAAATCCCAGTACTGTCTTAGCAAAGTCAGATTTGCCAAAGAATTAATCTATTTGTCCTTTTATTAGATTTTATCCTTCAGTTCATCTGAATAAGACCATTACAAATACTCACTTAGCTATATTAGCATTGGACTCCTGTATGAAAGCCTCAATTGATTTCTTGACGTCTCCCCACTGTGCGTCTACTTTAGATGTCAATGTATCAGCAGGGTAAGGAACTTTCAAGGCAGCATATTGCTTCTGGAAGTTATCCACCATCCCTGCAACGGGGATGGTCTGCTTGTAGACCGCCCAGTCGATCTTTGGTGGCTCAGCAGGGTTCGCCAATACCCTGAAATTTAACATATGAAAATACTGGAACATAGGACTGCAGagcaaatgaatgaaaaaatgctttaaacTCTTTTTTACAATTTGTCACTTTTGAATTTGTTGATAGAGACATACATGTGATCCTGGCTACAGGCTAGATATctatttttcatattaaaagaaGCTGCATTTCTAGGAAAAATCTGAGGCAGCTGTAACCGAATCTAAAGGCACTAAAACCTTGCAATTTCTCAGTTAACAAATAGTATGAAACGCTTCCAATACTAACATAGCAGCTTAACtcgttaaatatatttgtttaatgttCAAATATTAGTACAAACTTTGTAAATATAAgccataatcgatattttattacttgttaCATGCAATTAGATACAAAAATCATTATTGAAATTATGTAATAACCCATGTCAAAACTAACCTTCGGAGGTAGCCATCGGACTTGACTTTGAAAGCAGCAAGGTTGCCTTTCTGCTGCGGCGGGACCCTCTCGGCTAAAGCCGCCCAGTTAACGGAGCTCTGAGCGATCCTTTTCGacattttttagtatttatttctaAGTTGAATGAAAACCTCCTTACTGACAATTCAAAGTAATCATAGACAATTTAAGACACGAAGGCCGGAGGAGTGACGGATGACAATGACCACGGAAAATAGTAAATACTTGTGAATGgaagtgtttatatcctcaatGGTGTAAATTCGGTGCTGTCAGCCTAAATATAAGGATTATTCCATAAAGTAAGGAATTTAGTAAAAACATGTGTCTATTGTCCAATACCTTAGCCAATAGGATAAATTTTAAAACGTGCATCATATTTGACGGTTTATCGAGAACTTTGTTACCCGAGCGTTTGGAATCAGGAAAGCTTCGTCACTTTCCGAGAGTGAGTTCCCAACGAGCCCCACCCAATCGTGTGACTCGTTGAGATTTTTTTGCCATCGAGTCGCACTGCCTCTGGGGTAGGTAGGACTCGTTGGGAACCGTAATGAAAAAATAGTTGCAACGTGTAGCCGGTGTGACTCGATGGGAAAAAAATCCCAACGagtcacactttttttttgtatggatgCTGATGATAGGTAAATAAGTCGGGCAATTCCACGAATCCTCAGCGACATTCCCTGTTTCCCTTGTTGTGTCTTTATGACTGatctattaaatatatatattttcaagcGCTTTTCATCTTAGAATGATtatgacaatttttttcttcaaaccaattaattttctattaatCAAAATTTAGatctatactattattataattttgcttttataattattataaagctgaagagttcgtttggaTGAACGGGACCGAAGGAATTACTGGTTCGAGTCGAAAAACCATATTTTTCTTGGATAGGTGTTACAAAAGGTGTGTAAAGTTTACAAGGTTCTACACACTGTAATATTAACTACTCTACTGACTACCGTATATAGTATATACCGTAGACGTCTTTGTCCTaccttaacaaaaaaaaataactgattttatttaagtttttatactgATAAATAGAGTTCAGTTGAGTCCTTTGAAAGCGTCCTGATGCATATAACACAGGACCGTCTTCGCTTAGTGTTtaacttagtttaaaataaaacacaatttacaataattaataaaatacatttatttaaactttggtatgttttaataataatcaaaatgaCAATCAATTACAAATGAAAATGATAATtgctgttttattattattattattctaattgACTTTTTAATATCAGTCTTGGTGTAAactaaatatctatatattaaaaaaatgttacaaaatctAAAATGTGACAAAAATGAGATTTTCTTGTTTACAATATCTCCGTAAAAATAGTGTTTACGTTGTTGTAGTAACAACGTAAACACTATTTTTACGTTGCTTTGATTATTATCAACTAAATACACGGAATGTTTTGAGGAGAGAAATCATCGATGATTTAACATGATTTCTTAGTTttaggtttttaataaataaagtagctTAAATACCAAGGTTCCCATCTCAGTACAGAAAGGTATTTCAAATTCTttgacttaaaaagtaggattttGTCAATTCGTATCTCCGTAAAATATGTTTCGCAATACATTTGAATCAGTTTCATAATACGTACACAAatggaaaacataaaaattatgcggataaagtatatttcaataaagtttttaggGAATCCATTACGCCACAGCTGGTAAAACGAAGTGTTGGTCTTCAATACAATTAGAACTTTCAATCAGTAGTTTAAGAAGATTTTGTAAaacatttacatatttgtaaaaataataaatcacgtAAATCGCACGATTGTCACACGTGGCTTGTATTTATTTGATACACCATGTACAATTGTTGGATCTTCTCTCTTagctgtatatttttttctttcatatgTGATTAATTCGCATATAAATAATGATCTGGGCAGCGCTGAGTttcacatgaaaaaacaaaattcaaatgttttttatatattttactggcCTGCcagtaaaataaacataaaaacatattatgttcGGTATCTAAATAAGAAGCTATTACGCTATTAGTAGGGATTTGGCGACAACATTACGGTAAGGtataccgaaaaaaaaaaatcttctcttTAAGATGAAAATCTGAAACTGCTAGCGAATTACACAGgtaaaatttggaaaatattaTGCCTACCTGCTTGCCTATTACTCTTAGGACATACTAGACCGAATATATAAATAGACtgtataatatcataaaattgtAAACATATGTATCAAAGTTAAGGTAACGATTTCACATTTACATAAACGGATTCTTAGGTTCTTTTTAGTCTTTGGTGGTCCCACAATAATTCAGCTCGTTAGGCTAATTCCAAGCTGTCAACAGAGTTTCTTATGGcttatgttatattaataattacatatttataaaaaatatatttatataagttatgGTATAGTATCGTACTTTTCGATTGAGTACGTaaacgtttttaaaaatccGAGAATTGTTAGATTTATTTTGAGCGTTATTTTTTCTTACCGAATTAGCACCGATGTCTACCCATATTGGTGCTAATTCATTCGTATGCACGttactaactaaataaactGGCAGATCTGAAAGTAAAtctaaactatttttaactatttttgtgggggaattataatattagcatgccAATTCAGATTAAAGATTGCAGTCACTCGTTGAACCGATGTTATGTTacgaacatttaaaaaaacttatgagTTTAGATAGGTatctattttctatatttaattatttcgtaTTATCGAGATTTTCAtagcattaaatattataaaataaattactttggtCATGTAGTTATAATTATCGAGTGAGAATAcaaccttatttttttatattactttattctaaaactaattatatttacattatttaaactaatttttatttacaataataattagaaagAAGGGGcgatatttgaatattattttaagctttattcattttaaatctaaatCAGTTACAGCTTATATAGATCAATCTTCTTCCTCTATCGCGTATGTAACACTAATAATGCGTTAAAAACGCATAAAGTATTTGTGCTTGACCGCGGTATCTATGAATAATTACATGGTAAATGAGTATGTGCATGTTAATTGGTAAATTACAAACTTGTTTACAAATAAGTATTGCTCGGCCTACGCGGCTTtgtaaaactcatttatttatgaagtaAAAAAAGCACTAATTATTTGATCGGCCTGTGCTTTAGTGATTTTACAGAAAATAAGAGTAATGAGTATcaagtttaaaacaataataattatttgacatCCTTTTTTCTATTAGTGTTTCTACACTTTTGATTTaggaaaaatactaaaaacttttgaaaatgCTACTAGATTTTTTGGAAGTAGAAATGAACTAAATAATCGAcggaatattattcatatacatatatgatatatgtataaatatacagTTCTAAAGAGATCCAATcaagataattttttaacagTCGTGAGTCCCTATACCTATGTACACTTCGAGACTTTCCAGCGACAAATAATTGCAGAAAGCCTATAACTTAGTAGGCTTCTCTTTCAAATTATTTCGTTTATTGTCGACGTAATGTGGAGAATTCGAGGAATGACCGACAGTCCGGCTTCCCCAAGTTGTTCTTCGGGCGACGGGATTGTTTTTGCAAAACTTCAAAAGGTTGCCGTACGCCGCTCTATATTGTCTATTGGTAGCTGCGTATATTAAGGGGTTGATCACACTAGATGCCCAGGCTAATATTGATGCGATTATGTGCAGCCAAGGGTACGTTATACCGTCATCTGAGACGTTCATAATCATGAGTGGCAGAAAACAAGCAAGGAAACACAGGAATATCGTCAACATTAGCGTAGTAAGGCGGGAATCTTCCTCTTTCTCTTTGGCTG is a window encoding:
- the LOC120630719 gene encoding ATP synthase subunit d, mitochondrial; the encoded protein is MSKRIAQSSVNWAALAERVPPQQKGNLAAFKVKSDGYLRRVLANPAEPPKIDWAVYKQTIPVAGMVDNFQKQYAALKVPYPADTLTSKVDAQWGDVKKSIEAFIQESNANIAKFQKQIEEVKATLPYDQMTMEDFRDAHPDIAIDSINKPTFWPHNAEEQLDYVDPEKQNAPAH